The genomic interval GATGAAGCAGTAGCGCGTCTGACTGTAAAAGCAGAAGATCTTGATATCACAGAATTGTACCAAAACTATTTAGATGCACATGATTTAAATGGCACAAGTGAATTAGATGGTGATACTTTAGTTTTACGCTTAAAAGGTAAAGCTGTACATGGTATGGTTCCATCAATAGGATTAAACGCTGGATTATTTTTAATTCATTTCTTAAATGAACTGAATTTAGATGCTCAAGCAGCAAAATTTACGGACTTAAGTGAAAGATATTTATTTGAATCACACTTTGGAGAAAAAATGGGTATGAAATTCCATACTGATAAAATGGGAGATTTAACAACGAATATCGGTATTATTTCATATTCAAAAGATAAAGGCGGAGAATACGGCATCAATTTACGCTATCCTGAAGGATTTGAATTTGATGACGCAATTAAACGCTTTACAAATGAAGTAAAAGAATTGGGATTTGAATTAGATTTAGGTAAAGTACAACGCCCTCATTACGTTGATAAAAATGACCCTTTTGTACAAACACTTGTACAAGCATATCGTAATCAAACTGGAGATATGACAGAACCATATACGATTGGCGGCGGCACATATGCACGTAACCTAGATAAAGGTGTAGCATTCGGAGCGATGTTCAGCGACTCAGAAGATTTAATGCATCAAAGAAATGAATACATCACTAAAAAACAATTATTCAATGCAACTAGCATTTATTTAGAAGCGCTATATGCATTATGTGTGGAGGAATGACTATATGACGAATAAAGTGTTATTGAATGGCCGATTTGTAGATGAAAAAGACGCAAACATCCCGTATAACGATAGAGGATATAATTTTGGCGATGGTATTTATGAATACATCCGTGTTTATGATGGAACTTTATTTACAGTTAAAGAACATTTTGAAAGATTTTTACGCAGTGCTGCAGAAATCGATATCGATTTAGAAGAAACTGTTGAGTCTTTAACGCAAACAGTACAATCTTTAATTGATGAAAATAATGTTCAAAATGGCGGAATATATATCCAAGCAACAAGAGGCGCATCACCTAGAGATCATGCTTTCCCTGGACCAGATGTAAAACCGCAAATTATGGCTTTTACAAAGAGTTATGGCAGACCGTTTGAAGAACTTGAGAATGGTATCTTTGCGGTAACAGTTGAAGATATTCGCTGGTTACGCTGCGATATTAAAAGTTTGAATTTGCTTGGTAATGTTTTAGCTAAAGAATATGCAGTGAAATATAATGCAGCAGAAGCTATTCAACATCGTGGCGATACGGTGACAGAAGGTGCTTCTAGTAATGTTTATGCGATTAAAGATGGTGTGATTTATACACATCCAATCAATAACTTTATTCTTAATGGCATTACACGTCAGGTAATTAAAAATGTGGCAGAAGAAGCAGATATTCCTTTTAAAGAAGAAACGTTTACTGTCGACTTTTTGAAAAATGCAGATGAAATTATCGTTTCTAGTACTTCTGTTGAAGTTATGCCAGTTATTAAATTAGACGGTGAAGCAGTAGGAGAAGGTAAAGTTGGTCCGATAACACGTAAGCTTCAAGAAGGCTTTAGTCAGAAAATTGAAGAAAGTCACAATAAATAAATTTTAAATATATGGACATAAAATCCAACGTTATGCACTAATTTGTGTTATAATTTTTAATTGTCGCTGCATTATAAAGTATAAAAATAAAACGCAGCAATTCGAGAAATTAATTCATGAAAATCATAAGATTAAGTACCTATTATGAATGTTTCATAGAAGGTAAAATGTGTCTTTTAGTTTCTCATTTTTGGTTGAAATGAGACTTTAAAAACTATAAAATTAACAATGAGTGCTAAAGGTATGAACGGATTAAAATGTTATTTGCAAAATGTAAAATATGGCTCTTGAAATACCATTCTTGAGCCATTTTCTAATTGAAAGCGAGGTGAACGTGTTGGAGCAGTTTTATCAGTTAGGGTGGACATTGGATTCT from Staphylococcus condimenti carries:
- the pepV gene encoding dipeptidase PepV: MWKEKVQEYEDQIIADLSGLLSIESVRDDSKATSDAPLGPGPKAALDYMYQLAERDGFATHDVDHVAGRIEVGKGEDLFGILCHVDVVPAGDGWDTPPFEPTVTENAIIARGTLDDKGPTIAAYYAVKILNDMNVDWKKRVHIIVGTDEESDWIGVNRYFESEEMPGLGFAPDAEFPAIHGEKGITTFDIKQENDSTEEKHADVVLESLESGQRYNMVPDEAVARLTVKAEDLDITELYQNYLDAHDLNGTSELDGDTLVLRLKGKAVHGMVPSIGLNAGLFLIHFLNELNLDAQAAKFTDLSERYLFESHFGEKMGMKFHTDKMGDLTTNIGIISYSKDKGGEYGINLRYPEGFEFDDAIKRFTNEVKELGFELDLGKVQRPHYVDKNDPFVQTLVQAYRNQTGDMTEPYTIGGGTYARNLDKGVAFGAMFSDSEDLMHQRNEYITKKQLFNATSIYLEALYALCVEE
- the dat gene encoding D-amino-acid transaminase — encoded protein: MTNKVLLNGRFVDEKDANIPYNDRGYNFGDGIYEYIRVYDGTLFTVKEHFERFLRSAAEIDIDLEETVESLTQTVQSLIDENNVQNGGIYIQATRGASPRDHAFPGPDVKPQIMAFTKSYGRPFEELENGIFAVTVEDIRWLRCDIKSLNLLGNVLAKEYAVKYNAAEAIQHRGDTVTEGASSNVYAIKDGVIYTHPINNFILNGITRQVIKNVAEEADIPFKEETFTVDFLKNADEIIVSSTSVEVMPVIKLDGEAVGEGKVGPITRKLQEGFSQKIEESHNK